The Ziziphus jujuba cultivar Dongzao chromosome 3, ASM3175591v1 region TTGTAGTTATCCctaataaattttgttaaatatcttAAATACTTGAtataaagtaaagaaaaattaaattcgaATAGTGTTAAATtaataccccaaaaaaaataaatgttatagttatatacatatatatatatatatgtgaaatagttatagtaatatatatatatatatatattttttacagtTATGGTAATATATTAGTGCTTTAAAGATATAGGAagcttaaaaaattaagaaacactCATTAAGAAATTAGCAGtggcaatattatataaatctattaaaaaaattaatattttaaaccatAACTATCAGTCTCAAAAACCAGCATGGCCCCACGCTGGCTCCGCCAGTGTTGATTGTATTTGACTTTGATTTTAACTGAAAAGGAAAGTGAAATCTTGCATTTGAAAATACTACTTTGGTACCAAATATAGCGCAAAACGTACAACATTGTCAAACTTTAAAAATGTGCACTCTGACGGTGATGATGAGGTTGGGATAactcataaatattatatatttaaaagacGACAGATATTAATTGATTGTGTTTAATtttcctttaatatttttaactaaaaataaatattatatatttaacaatattATCCAAATATGACATAAGAAATGATGTCAAACGTAACTACTAGTGACGATGTTCGATAACTTGGTCGCAAAGCTATTAGATTTATGGCATATGACTAACtttattatcttcttttttaaaaaaatttcaaggtaAGTTGTCTAATTCAAAATCATAAGATTTagacattcaattttttttctttcttttgggtCAAATTAGACATTCAATTTACATATATGATATctgtcgaaaaaaaaaaattcatatatgatatattgccccaaaaaaacataataaaaaagaaaaactaatgaAATTACATCTATGCTAAAATTAAAGTCAATTTAGAATAGGATTGGGAgctcatgaatttttttttttttttgggatatccttttttttaagtttttaagatgaattaattatttaattgtcaTCACCCCAAAAGGTTGAAATGCCATTGGCGACAAAATATCTTACTTTTTTCTAGATATTTATGAAAAAGTTGGCGTACAAAAAGGTTCTAAAACTTTTATTGGTGAGCCATATAACACTGCGATCCAAATCTgacaaaaaaaatacttaaattcTCAACAAGTTCATGACTTGCCTAAGAGGCAAAACTAGACATAGCAGACGGCATGTCCTTAAGTGGCTTTCCACGAAGAGAATGGTGGCGTGTCTGCCTGCTTATAAGTAGGAACCCCAGTTGCATATCTGTCACCCTTAACATTATCCATTGAAGCAAAAGCTTCAAGCTCTGCCTTCTCTTCTGGTGTCAGTTTAACAGAAAGAGCTCCAATGTTCTGGTTAAAATTCTCGATTTTGGTAGTTCCCGGGATAGGACAGACATCATTTCCTTCGTGATGAACCCATGCCAGAGCCAACTGTGATGGTGTGCATCCTTTTCTTGCTGCCATTTCATTCACCCGCTcgaatatttttttgttgtgcTCTAGATTTTCTGGTTGGAACCTGGGTAGATGCTGCAAGCGAACATACACATTTCACATTACAATTGAATTggattttatcaaaaatcacaTCATAACATAAGAAGTACCATTCAATGGCGGTTGATTTGCATAGTCTGGCAGAATCTTGCATTAAAATGATGAACTTTATTGGCATTCCCTTAGCCAAAGCTTTATGTTTGAAAGCACTAATGTTATAATTAAGAACTGCATTTAGGTGAAAATTGAAAAACCTTTCGATAGTCTTCCTTGGTCAGTTCGTCTAGTAATTTGGGTCCAGATGACAGGAACCCTCTACCTAAAGGACTGTATGCTACAATGCCAATTCCAAGTTCCCTAATAAAGTATAGAAAAAGAGCATTAGTACATGAACAGCTactttatgaataaaattactTACTTTTCCGCTAAGCCTCACCTGCAGGTAGGAATTATGTCTTCCTCCACATCTCTCGACCACAAGGACCACTCCAACTGCACGGCTGTTATTGGATGAACAGCATGAGCTCTTCTTATTGTTGCACCAGACGCCTCAGATAGaccaatgtattttattttaccctCTTCAACTAGTTTCTTCAGCTCCCCCACCTTGTTAAACAGAATgttaataatattagaaaaaattCCCAATAACATGCTTTATTTCTCAAAAAGTATCTGAAATTTTGAAGCATGCTCAAATCCCAAAACATTAACAACTAATCAGAAAAGTCATATCGCAGCAAAATAACGATACTGCATAGCTCCACTAAATATACAACTGAATTGAAAGCTGCTTCTTAAATGTTGGACAATAACAATACAAGGGCTCAAGGAGTATTCATCTTTTCCAGTAAACTTATTCCAAAGTCCACTAAAGAACTGGACTAAAGTAAGTAGTAGATAATCCAATGAAAGAAAAGTGTCCGTTTTATCTCTAAGTTTCAAAAGGTTAAAAAACAAGACATGCTCCTAAACACTGTGGATGGAATTATTAAGATTTACCGATACATCAATGCGAACCATTTCttcctctctctatctctctctgttTCTGTGAGTGAGATTCTTCAAAGGATAACTCGCTAATTACTAGTAAACTAAATATGTATCGCCTGGACATCAATCTAAATAGCTTGGTTGCAGTACATAATTCCAAAACACAGTTTTATTTGAGTGGTAGGCTATTCTTGACAAGCTTTCTACACCAAAAGATGGCAATTGGAATATAAGAGAGTTATGGGTTGTAGCTTTTTACCATATGTTGCTGTATTTGAAAGAGAAATTCTTATATTTTGAACGTTTCTAAGCAAATTGTTCATGGAAAATACAACATTTATCCTAAATATGAAAaccatgtttatatatatatatatatagagtaccAAAATACAACATTACTACAGCTGTAGTATCTACAGGTTAGAAATTGAAATTAAGCACAAAATGGAAGAGGAATTCAAGCTTTTCAAACCTATCAATCTAATTACATATAAACAATGCAAATACCAAAAACAATTTCATCAATCACAATCAAGTTATACATTTTTATAGTTCAGAATTTGATAAAACCCATTTGAGAACTTGATGatcaaaagaaacagaaaaggcAAATCATGAAATTTGATCAAAAGGAAAGAGGAGAAAATGAGCAGACCGTGACTTCGATTGGGACCCTGGTGTCAATCCGATGCTGGTAATAGAGATCGATGCTATCAACACCAAGCCTCTTCAAACTGCCCTCACAAGCTGCTCTCACATACTGAGGATCGCCACGAATCTCCACCTTCCCGTCGAAAAACCTTATACCAAATTTAGATGCAAGCTCTACTTTTTTCCTCACTCCATCTTTCAGCGCCTGCCCAATTCCAATTCACCAATTCAATATCCAAAACtaactcaaaatttaaaaacaaaatatatatatatatatatatatactgaagTTGTTATGTctgtgttaaaaatatatataactcaaTTCCCGTTAACTTTTCGAAAACAGTGATAGCTAATTCTGTTAAAAGTATATCCGAATTCCATTTTCGAAAACAGTGGTATCCGAATTTTTTGAAAGTAGGAAACAAAAAGAACAGagaatgaccaaaaaaaaaaagaaaaaaaagaaaacagagaatgacaaaaaaaaaaaaagaaaaaaaaaatggaccttTCCGAGAAGGATTTCGTTGATGAAAGGACCATAGAGATCGGAGGTATCGAGGAAGGTGACGCCGGAGTTGATGGCATGGTGGATGAGAGATATCATATCGGATTCAGGCTTTGGAGGGCCATAGGCAGCCGACATGCCCATGCAACCAAGTCCTTGAGCCGATACCTCTAGACCCTGTGAACCAAGCTTGATTCTTCTCACTTGCGCCATTTTCttactcacaatttttttttttttttaataacttttgcCTACACTAATCTCTCTGGATTTTCAGACGCACAGATTGAGAGAAGTGGCACTTAATAACTTTTGCCTACACTAATCTTGCATTTTGAAAATACTACTTTTTGTACCAAATATAGGGCAAAGCATAAACATTGTCAAACTTTGAAAAATGTGCACTCTGACGGTGATGATGAGGTTGGGATAactcataaatattatatatttaaaatacgacAGATATTAATTGATTgtgtttaattttcatttaatatttttaactaaaaataaatattatatatttaacaatattATCCAAATATGACATAAGCAATGATGTCAAACGTAACCACTAGTGACGATGTTCGATAACTTGGTCGCAAAGCTATTAGATTTATGGCATATGACGAACtttattatcttctttttttaaaaaaatttcaaggtaAGTTGTCTAATTCAAAATCATAAGATTTagacattcaattttttttctttcttttgggtCAAATTAGACATTCAATTTACATATATGATATctgtcgaaaaaaaaaaattcatatatgatatattgccccaaaaaaacataataaaaaagaaaaactaatgaAATTACATCTATGCTAAAATTAAAGTCAATTTAGAATAGGATTGGGAgctcatgaattttttttttttttttgggatatccttttttttaagtttttaagatgaattaattatttaattgtcaTCACCCCAAAAGGTTGAAATGCCATTGGCGACAAAATATCTTACTTTTTTCTAGATATTTATGAAAAAGTTGGCGTACAAAAAGGTTCTAAAACTTTTATTGGTGAGCCATATAACACTGCGATCCAAATCTgacaaaaaaaatacttaaattcTCAACAAGTTCGTGACTTGCCTAAGAGGCAAAACTAGACATAGCAGACGGCATGTCCTTAAGTGGCTTTCCACGAAGAGAATGGCGGCGTGTCTGCCTGCTTATAAGTAGGAACCCAGTTGCATATCTGTCACCCTTAACATTATCCATTGAAGCAAAAGCTTCAAGCTCTGCCTTCTCTTCTGGTGTCAGTTTAACAGAAAGAGCTCCAATGTTCTGGTTAAAATTCTCGATTTTGGTAGTTCCCGGGATAGGACAGACATCATTTCCTTCGTGATGAACCCATGCCAGAGCCAACTGTGATGGTGTGCATCCTTTTCTTGCTGCCATTTCATTCACCCGCTcgaatatttttttgttgtgcTCTAGATTTTCTGGTTGGAACCTGGGTAGATGCTGCAAGCGAACATACACATTTCACATTACAATTGAATTggattttatcaaaaatcacaTCATAACATAAGAAGTACCATTCAATGGCGGTTGATTTGCATAGTCTGGCAGAATCTTGCATTAAAATGATGAACTTTATTGGCATTCCCTTAGCCAAAGCTTTATGTTTGAAAGCACTAATGTTATAATTAAGAACTGCATTTAGGTGAAAATTGAAAAACCTTTCGATAGTCTTCCTTGGTCAGTTCGTCTAGTAATTTGGGTCCAGATGACAGGAACCCTCTACCTAATGGACTGTATGCTACAATGCCAATTCCAAGTTCCCTAATAAGTATAGAAAAAGAGCATTAGTACATGAACAGCTactttatgaataaaattactTACTTTTCCGCTAAGCCTCACCTGCAGGTAGGAATTATGTCTTCCTCCACATCTCTCGACCACAAGGACCACTCCAACTGCACGGCTGTTATTGGATGAACAGCATGAGCTCTTCTTATTGTTGCAGCAGACGCCTCAGATAGaccaatgtattttattttaccctCTTCAACTAGTTTCTTCAGCTCCCCCACCTTGTTGAACAGAATGTTAATAATCTTAGAAAAAATTCCCAATAACATGCTTTATTTCTCAAAATATCTGAAGTTTTGAAGCATACTCAAATCCCAAGACATTTACACCTAATCAGAAAAGTATATAGCAATTGGAAGCTGCTTCTTAAATGTTGGACAAAAACCAATGCAAGGGCTCAAGGAGTTGATCATCTTTTCTAGTAaactttaaacaaaatttttaagaactggaccaaagTAAATACTAGAGAAACCAATGAAAGAAAAGTCTCCCTTTTCTAAGTTTCCAAAGGTTATGAAAACAAGACATGATCCTAACATTGTCTTATGGAATTATGAAAACATGATCCCAGTCTCTGTCTCGCTTTGTTTATGTGGGTGAGTGTCTTTGAAAAGTAACTCGCTTATTACTACCACCAAACAAAATATGTACTGTCTGGACACTGATCTCCATTTCCACACAGTCCTAAGCTTAGATAGACATTTTTCTCAGAAGAGAGCTCTGTCTGAGTTTGGAACAAAATTGGAGTATGTcatataaagaaaaacaaaaaatgtatcctacgttaattaattaattaattacccatCGATacattttttgtgtgtgtagACAAAGAGAtgatgtgagagagagagagagagagagagagagagagagagagagagggacagaGAGAGGGGAAACTCCAGCAAGATAAACAGACCGTGACTTCAATTGGGACCCTGGTGTCGATCTGATGCTGGTAATAGAGATCGATGCTGTCAACACCAAGCCTCTTCAAATTGCCCTCACAAGCTGCTCTCACATACTGAGGATCGCCGCGAATCTCCCTCTTTCCGTCGGAATATCTTAAACCAAATTTAGTAGCAAGCTCTACTTTTTCCCTCACTCCATCTTTCAGTGCCTGCCCAATTTCAATTCACCGATTCAAAATCCAAAACTAAcccaacattttaaaaaattctgaTACTGAAGTGGATATGTctgtgttaaaaatatatacaactcAATTCTGGTCCACTTCTCGAAAACAATGGTAGCTAATTCAGTTAAAGTATATAATCCAATTCCAACCAACTTTTTAGAAGTTCCAAGTTTTCCAGATCAGTGTTATcggaattttttaaaagtagagaagaaagagaaaaaaaacaaaaaaaaaggaaagagaatgCCAAAAAAGAGAACGGACCTTTCCGAGAAGGATTTCGTTGGTGAAAGGACCATAGGCGTCGAAGGTATCGAGGAAAGTGACGCCGGAGTTGATGGCATGGTGGATGAGAGATATCATATCGGATTCAGGCTTTGGAGGGCCATAGAAAACCGACATGCCCAAGCAGCCAAGTCCTTGAGCCGATACCTCTAGACCTTGTGAACCGAGCTTGATTCTTCTCACTTGCGCCATTTTCTTACTAATCTCTCTGGATTTTCAGACACACAGATTTAGAGCAGTGGCACTTACACTttcacacgcacacacacacacacacacacacatacacacacacacacacacacacacatatatatatatatagtctatctatggtgcggacggtcctcatgcggaccacagtattggtgacggtttttcatagtattggtgacgattttctaagaaaccgtcgttaatactatgaaaaatcgtcactaatactgtggtcctcatgcggaccgtcctcaccatagaatttccgtatatatatatatatatataggtggaTGGATGGATGGATGGATGGGAGGGATTAATCATAAAAGGTGAGAGTGGTGGAAAGTGGTCAAAAAGAACAGAAAATGGACATTTGGAATTTGGATGGCGTAAGAGCATacgtttgttttttgtttggtgaATGTAAGAGCGTTCGTTTGTTTTTTCTTAACTACAAttaattatacaaaaaaaattgaattaattagAACTATTGGATTAATTTCAAGTATCGAGTCTTTGAAAGAAAGAGCAAGGACCATTGTGATTTCTTACCGGCCATTGGGTTTTATTACCGCCTATTCATCTACGGAGACCTTAACACTGCTTCCCAGATAAGCAGTTCCATTGGATGGTGTAAGAGCAtactgtcacgggcctaacttttccaacacttcCGTGCGGCACTTAGTACCTCCTTTtttaagtaagccttgctcacaagctatcacAATGCAGAAGCTAAGAGTAAAAGAGTAGGAAGTAgaagagtttgagagaatgtggagagtacttgtattgctagaattcttggatgtattacaaatgagagtccaaccctttatatagagggcttgacacgtatcacaaaaatacaaggttctagatatgtacacatgtcacctatttagttagggttctagattattctagggttatatacataatatttacatggagtattttAGAGAGATTCCAttctacattagtctaggtttctcttaaatcttctagaatcttccagGCTTCTCTTGGATCTTCATGAagagtgtagagtcttccggttaaacctcaaggattTCACTCCTTTTGAAcaggacgtgacactctcccccacctaaactcgcgatgcccacgtcgcgccttcttccttgcttgccgaatgtgatctttgagttgctATTGTGTATCGTCGTGTTCCccacttacttcaccatccgACAGGTCCTTctccttcaccaagtatttggtgtagttaGGCATGCCTCTATGTTGAACAACTCGatccgcaggtgtggcttcCACATTCTTGTTGGGTGAAGTCACTATCACCATGGGTGCCCTTCTTGACTTACCTTTCTTTGGGGCTTCCTTGCCCCCTTTCCCTAAAATGGGATGTGGCCTCTCATAGGGTCCTATCACCCCCTTATGTTCCTTGTGTAGTGTTTCGGATTGTTGGGATAGCGGCTTAACTAAGTCCCTTTCCTTAACCTCTACATGCCTCATCTCGTTGTCTCCACAACTTGAGGCCAATGCATGCAAGTTCACTTGCTCCAACTCCTTTGGTACATCTTGCACCTTAGGAGATGTCTTAGCATGGCTTGGAGCATCCTTGCTAGGCTCTTGGGTAGCAACTAGGTTGATTTTCTCCTCCTTCTCAACCTGCAGTGCCGACAAAACTTTAGtctcccgcttgctagcttgctctgtaggcaccatgcacgtcATTCCCctatccatgatgcataacatgttcgcaaatgggagtgggaaagcctttacttggttgaagaattccatgccaaggacaaccttgtagtcatccatggacacaactgttaggttcaattggccctcccaaactctgatggtggttttcacacctctagcaactccttggagcgACTTTGCGTCCGAATTTACCGCCTTTACGGAGCGTCTTTCTTTTGTTGGCTtaatcccaagcctttgtgcctcctccaccgataggaaattatgtgaggcacctGTGTCCACTAACGCCTTGGTGAGCactccattgagttttgcctctacgaacattaggccacccttctttgtctccttaggagcagcTTTGATAGCATTCAATAGTTGTAAGGAACCTATACTAgttccttcctcttgcttctcctcgtattggatagtcatggcattcaaagccttcctcttcggacaatccctaacccaatgtggtccatcacataagaaacaagagtttttagGTTTGGAAGCGTCCGTACCTTCTCTAGGCAGCTTCCAttttgagctttttggcttaTGTGCACTTTCTTCCATTTCATCCTCTTTGGACTTACTAggttctcccccaccttttcccTAGTTGtttttccattcctttggctttggagagtctctttggttggagtagtcAATGAAGCCTTCGGCATATGCAATGGCATTAGCCAGATCTTGTACTCCATGCCTCTTCAACTCCGTCTTTACCCAAAGTTGTAGaccatccatgaagtagaaaagggagtctttatccgatagatccgggatctccaacaccaagttggtgaactccttgatgtattctCGGATATGGCCCACTTGCTTGAGTCATCGAAGGCGACTCTTTGCCTCATCTTCGTCATTCTCCGGATAAAATTGCCTTTTTAGATCCTTTTTAAAGTCATCAAAGGTATGGAAAGTGCACGTTCCTTGCTCTATGTCACTatgcctccttctccaccataacatGGCCATGTTGGtaaggtagagagtggcagtccTAATCATTGAAGCATCGTCCACAATGCCCATcgcttcaaagtattgctccaagcctcaaaggaaattctcgagttccctcgcattccttgctccggagtaggacttgggctttggtACATCGATTTGTGATCCCTCGTGGATGGTGGTTGTCCCCGATGCCACCGCcctcttgcaaagagcccaatcaccccacatatcctccatttgggtGCGGATAGCATCCAATTCTTTCTCCAACATGGCACGAAGGTCTGCTACCTCCCCTATGCATTGGTCGCATGTCGAGCGGAGCTCCCTCCTTAAGGCATCGTCTAGCCCATTAAGTAA contains the following coding sequences:
- the LOC107422244 gene encoding probable aldo-keto reductase 2 isoform X1, yielding MAQVRRIKLGSQGLEVSAQGLGCMGMSAAYGPPKPESDMISLIHHAINSGVTFLDTSDLYGPFINEILLGKALKDGVRKKVELASKFGIRFFDGKVEIRGDPQYVRAACEGSLKRLGVDSIDLYYQHRIDTRVPIEVTVGELKKLVEEGKIKYIGLSEASGATIRRAHAVHPITAVQLEWSLWSRDVEEDIIPTCRELGIGIVAYSPLGRGFLSSGPKLLDELTKEDYRKHLPRFQPENLEHNKKIFERVNEMAARKGCTPSQLALAWVHHEGNDVCPIPGTTKIENFNQNIGALSVKLTPEEKAELEAFASMDNVKGDRYATGVPTYKQADTPPFSSWKAT
- the LOC107422244 gene encoding IN2-2 protein-like isoform X2, coding for MAQVRRIKLGSQGLEVSAQGLGCMGMSAAYGPPKPESDMISLIHHAINSGVTFLDTSDLYGPFINEILLGKALKDGVRKKVELASKFGIRFFDGKVEIRGDPQYVRAACEGSLKRLGVDSIDLYYQHRIDTRVPIEVTVGELKKLVEEGKIKYIGLSEASGATIRRAHAVHPITAVQLEWSLWSRDVEEDIIPTCRELGIGIVAYSPLGRGFLSSGPKLLDELTKEDYRKILPDYANQPPLNASTQVPTRKSRAQQKNIRAGE
- the LOC107422244 gene encoding IN2-2 protein-like isoform X3, with the translated sequence MAQVRRIKLGSQGLEVSAQGLGCMGMSAAYGPPKPESDMISLIHHAINSGVTFLDTSDLYGPFINEILLGKALKDGVRKKVELASKFGIRFFDGKVEIRGDPQYVRAACEGSLKRLGVDSIDLYYQHRIDTRVPIEVTVGELKKLVEEGKIKYIGLSEASGATIRRAHAVHPITAVQLEWSLWSRDVEEDIIPTCRELGIGIVAYSPLGRGFLSSGPKLLDELTKEDYRKTMQINRH
- the LOC125423434 gene encoding auxin-induced protein PCNT115-like isoform X1, which gives rise to MAQVRRIKLGSQGLEVSAQGLGCLGMSVFYGPPKPESDMISLIHHAINSGVTFLDTFDAYGPFTNEILLGKALKDGVREKVELATKFGLRYSDGKREIRGDPQYVRAACEGNLKRLGVDSIDLYYQHQIDTRVPIEVTVGELKKLVEEGKIKYIGLSEASAATIRRAHAVHPITAVQLEWSLWSRDVEEDIIPTCRELGIGIVAYSPLGRGFLSSGPKLLDELTKEDYRKHLPRFQPENLEHNKKIFERVNEMAARKGCTPSQLALAWVHHEGNDVCPIPGTTKIENFNQNIGALSVKLTPEEKAELEAFASMDNVKGDRYATGFLLISRQTRRHSLRGKPLKDMPSAMSSFAS
- the LOC125423434 gene encoding IN2-2 protein-like isoform X2, translating into MAQVRRIKLGSQGLEVSAQGLGCLGMSVFYGPPKPESDMISLIHHAINSGVTFLDTFDAYGPFTNEILLGKALKDGVREKVELATKFGLRYSDGKREIRGDPQYVRAACEGNLKRLGVDSIDLYYQHQIDTRVPIEVTVGELKKLVEEGKIKYIGLSEASAATIRRAHAVHPITAVQLEWSLWSRDVEEDIIPTCRELGIGIVAYSPLGRGFLSSGPKLLDELTKEDYRKILPDYANQPPLNASTQVPTRKSRAQQKNIRAGE
- the LOC125423434 gene encoding IN2-2 protein-like isoform X3 codes for the protein MAQVRRIKLGSQGLEVSAQGLGCLGMSVFYGPPKPESDMISLIHHAINSGVTFLDTFDAYGPFTNEILLGKALKDGVREKVELATKFGLRYSDGKREIRGDPQYVRAACEGNLKRLGVDSIDLYYQHQIDTRVPIEVTVGELKKLVEEGKIKYIGLSEASAATIRRAHAVHPITAVQLEWSLWSRDVEEDIIPTCRELGIGIVAYSPLGRGFLSSGPKLLDELTKEDYRKTMQINRH